Part of the Streptomyces sp. NBC_00457 genome, ACGAGGACTTCCAGTTCGCGAAGCTCTCCGACGCGCTGTTCCACTTCGCCTGGGACGAGGTCTTCGACTGGTACGTCGAGCTGTCCAAGACGACGTTCAACGCGGGCGGCGAGCCGGCGGAGGTCAGCAAGCGCGTCCTGGGCGAAGTCCTGGACGTCACCCTGAAGTTGCTGCACCCGGTCGTACCCTTCGTCACGGAGACGCTGTGGACGACGCTGACGGGCGGCGAGTCCCTCGTGATCGCCAACTGGCCGAAGGACAGCGGCTTCCGTGACGCGGCCGCGGAGCAGGAGATCGGGGCGCTGCAGCAGCTCGTCACGGAGGTCCGCCGCTTCCGCAACGACCAGGGCCTCCAGCCGGGCCAGCGCGTCCCGGCCCGCCTGACCCTGGACGGCACGGGGCTCGCCCCGCACGAGCCGGCCATCCGCCAGCTGGGGCGCCTGCAGCCGGAGGGCGAGGGCTTCTCGGCGACGGCGACGCTGCCGGTCGCGGGGGCGACGGTCGCGCTGGACCTCTCGGGCGCGATCGACGTGGCCGCGGAGCGCAAGCGCCTCGCCAAGGACCTGGCTGCCGCGGAGAAGGACAAGGCCCAGTCCACCGCCAAGCTCGGCAACGAGGGGTTCCTCGCGAAGGCGCCGGATCATGTCGTCGAGAAGATCCGGGCGCGGCTCGTCAAGGCGGACGAGGACATCGCGCGGATCAAGGCGCAGCTGGATCGTCTGCCGGCCGCGTAAGGGTTTGTACGTTGCTGAAGGCCCCCGGAGCTGTTGAGCACCGGGGGCCTTTGGTTGCCGTAGGGGGCGAGTCGCTAGCCCGCGCTTGCAGGGTGCCGCCTGCGCCCACCCGTGCCGCCCCAGCGGCACGACTGCCCGCAGGCTGGGTACGTAGACTGACCCCGTGAGTGAAAGCGACCCGTTCGACGAGATCGTCGCCGCCGAAACCGACCGCGACCCCGACCTCGCGGTCATCGAGGCCGGCAGCCGTACCCTGCGGACCCAGGGCGGCCCGCCGGAGGCCGCCGTGCCGGTGCGCCCCGAGGACCCCGAGGTCGACAAGGCCCTTCGTGAGGTCGAGGGGGAGCTGGCGACGCGTTGGGGCGAGACCAAGCTGGAGCCGTCGGTCGCCAGGATCTCCGCTCTCATGGACGTCCTGGGCGAGCCGCAGCGCGCGTACCCCTCGATCCACATCACCGGCACCAACGGCAAGACCTCCACCGCCCGCATGATCGAGGCCCTGCTCGGCGCCTTCGAGCTGCGCACCGGCAGGTACACGAGCCCGCATGTGCAGTCGATCACCGAGCGGATCAGCCTGGACGGTGCGCCGATCTCCGCCGAGCGGTTCATCGAGACGTACCAGGACATCAAGCCGTACATCGAGATGGTGGACGGCCAGCAGGAGTTCCGGCTGTCGTTCTTCGAGGTGCTGACGGGCATGGCGTACTCCGCCTTCGCGGACGCGCCCGTCGATGTGGCCGTCGTCGAGGTCGGCATGGGCGGCTCCTGGGACGCCACCAATGTGATCGACGGTGATGTCGCCGTCGTCACCCCCATCGACCTCGATCACACCGACCGGCTCGGCGAGACGGCCGCCGCGATCGCCGGGGAGAAGTCCGGGATCGTCAAGCAGGACGCGACGGTCATCCTGGCGCAGCAGCCCGTCGAGGCGGCGCAGGTGATGCTGAAGAAGGCGGTCGAGGTCGACGCCACCGTGGCTCGCGAAGGGCTGGAGTTCGGGGTGGTCGCGCGGCAGGTCGCCGTCGGCGGGCAGCTGGTCACCCTGCGCGGGCTCGGCGGTGAGTACCCCGAGGTGTATCTGCCGCTGCACGGCCCCTACCAGGCGCACAACGCGGCCGTGGCGCTCGCCGCCGTCGAGGCGTTCTTCGGCGTCGGCGCGCAGCGTTCCGACCCGCTCGACATCGACCACGTCCGCAAGGCGTTCGCCTCCGTCGCCGCGCCGGGGCGGATGGAGGTGGTACGCCGTTCCCCGACCGTCGTCCTGGACGCGGCCCACAATCCGGCGGGCGCCCGCGCCACCGCCGAGGCGGTCGGGGAGGCCTTCGACTTCAGCCGGCTGATCGGGGTGGTCGGGGCGAGCGAGGACAAGAACGTACGGGGGCTGCTGGAGGCCTTCGAGCCGATCTTCGCCGAGGTCGTCGTGACGCAGAACTCCAGCCATCGCGCGATGGACGCCGACGCGCTGGCCGCGATCGCCGTCGAGGTGTTCGGGGACGACCGGGTGCAGGTCGAGCCGCGGCTGCCGGACGCCCTGGAGGCCGCGATCACGCTGGCCGAGGAGGAGGGCGAGTTCGCCGGTGGCGGTGTGCTCGTCACCGGTTCTGTCATCACTGTCGGCGAGGCCCGGCTGCTGCTGGGGAAGGGCTGAATCCACGCATGCGTACGCTCTG contains:
- the folC gene encoding bifunctional tetrahydrofolate synthase/dihydrofolate synthase, with the translated sequence MSESDPFDEIVAAETDRDPDLAVIEAGSRTLRTQGGPPEAAVPVRPEDPEVDKALREVEGELATRWGETKLEPSVARISALMDVLGEPQRAYPSIHITGTNGKTSTARMIEALLGAFELRTGRYTSPHVQSITERISLDGAPISAERFIETYQDIKPYIEMVDGQQEFRLSFFEVLTGMAYSAFADAPVDVAVVEVGMGGSWDATNVIDGDVAVVTPIDLDHTDRLGETAAAIAGEKSGIVKQDATVILAQQPVEAAQVMLKKAVEVDATVAREGLEFGVVARQVAVGGQLVTLRGLGGEYPEVYLPLHGPYQAHNAAVALAAVEAFFGVGAQRSDPLDIDHVRKAFASVAAPGRMEVVRRSPTVVLDAAHNPAGARATAEAVGEAFDFSRLIGVVGASEDKNVRGLLEAFEPIFAEVVVTQNSSHRAMDADALAAIAVEVFGDDRVQVEPRLPDALEAAITLAEEEGEFAGGGVLVTGSVITVGEARLLLGKG